ataattgttaaattcattaaacaaagttctgttattttcaaaattcaatgCGCCAAATATATTACTATATGTGTAATGTCATGTCagcttattattttaatatattactcactaaaaattTAGTTAATGGATTACCAACTATCATTTGTATTaagactgaaattttaaaattcgaaaagtATGAGAACTTAGAATGATCTAATTAGAGAAAATGAACTGGATCTGTAACTATACTCATAGTACAAGACtgataattcaatttaaccagACAAATTTGGCTGCTACTATTTGGaccaaaactaaaatttcaaattttgaaaagtacaaagactaaatctaCTACTTTTACAAAGCACAGAGACTAATGGCataatttaacttttttaaaaaaaattgtatatgaattaaattcaaatcaatccattcaAATAATCGATTTCATCAATTCAACAATTCATAtgcaataaaataatgagcaaatTAAATTCACAACTacactaacttttcaaaattcagATCATGAAATTCCAATAAATTAAAGTAGAAAGAAGgatgaaaattgaaaataaaacctaaatatttttatacatcGTAAAGACTAAAATACCGTGGTGAATTGAGATGAAGTATTATTCTAATTTGTGAAGTAAAAGTAACGCCATTGGTGCTTAATTTATAAGAAGAATATCTTAGATATTAGGAGCATAGGACTGATATCATCACAAAATGCCCTATTGACCAATTGATCTAGAAACAGGATGACTTGTGGAAGTGATTGaggatgtctccaaatcttattCTTAATGCTTCTCAGTCTCACTAATCGTTTTAAGAATCAATGAATTGCTTATAATTTTAAACGTttctatttaatatattattaactaGTGGCATTATAAGGTATCATGTAGGCTAGAAAAAAGTAAAGTAATATCAAGGGTGGTTTGCTTTCTACTTTTTGCCTTCTTTTAATGTTTGAACCCTTCAATAAGTCATGGTTCCTTCCTCCTCTCTCCTATGTTTCCTTAACAATGGAAAATAGGTTAAATTGTCCCTTTATCATGCTCAAATTAGAGAATTTGGAATAAATTGATCCTCTACTTTTATAATATCATGTTTTACTCCTAATATCATTAACTACATTTTATGTTAAAAGggttatttttatgaaaaattcatatAAGCATTTTAATAAGAATAATTAAAATTggattaattaatgattttataaaaaaattataccaaattacattAAATAAATCTCAAAGTTGAGAACAATAAAGGAACCAAAACCACAATTTGACCAAAAAAGTACCTTAAGTTTTCTTCAAACTTGCTTTCAATCATATGAAGATTTTGTTTTTTCTTGGACCACAACCTAATCTGACACGACCAGTTCAAAATCTTACCTGCCCCTCAAGGAGCTTCTTCTTCAAGCAAagatatatgtatgtgtaataaTATCAGCTGGTACAGATCATGCCAAGTAACAATATTGGAGGTTGAATGCAAAATGGAGAGTTTTGAGGTTATTTTAAAGCCAATTTGCCTTGTAATACTAATAGTTCTGTGCTTGCATGCAATGCCAAGTTCATGTAATTTCACGTCTTTCGTGTTTGGGGATTCATTGGTAGATGCGGGAAACAACGATTATATATTCACCCTCTCCAAGGCTGATTCCCCTCCTTATGGCATCGATTTCACGCCTTCGGGTGGGCAACCTACTGGAAGATTTACCAATGGTCGAACAATAGCCGACATTGTAGGTAAATTCTTTTATCAATATATTAATAATGCCAGCTTCTCTATCTTTAACAAGTCTTACGAAATTCCTCCAATATTTAACTGAAATTCGTCCTATACAAGTTTGTTTTAGTTTGGGTCTAATTGCATATTTCTTCCCTCTACTTTAAGATAATTCCCTCTATTTTAATCTGTTAACTTGTGAGAATTTTCGAACTTTTAATTAAGTTTATGGTATATGAGTTATACCAAGTTCATTATATTTCGAAGTTTAGTTATGTTGAGGCCGGTCTCGGACACTCAACGGAGGCATTATTCTTAAGTGTCTATGCTTGATTTTAATCCCAAATTTTTGTCTCCTCACTCCGATAAGAACCCAAAGAAATTCAAGTGGTTTGGCAGGAACATCtaatcccaaaaaaaaaaatgtttgagAATTTTGGCCTTAGTGGGATTCAAACCTATACCTTTAAAAGGTCTTTGTGAGTAAGAATAATATCATATAAGGGCATGGGTTTGAACCTAAACGCTCCCATCAAACTTCGTAAAGCACTTCGATATAGTAATTCAAGTTTAGTAACAATTAAACTAACTTATCAGCtttcataaaatataaaaactaaattatgattaaaaaaaaaaaagagattgttTAGAGAATTATACTTGAGTCCCCTATGAAAGGCTTTGCTAAAATCAGTGGAAACACCCTGACTTTAGCTTTCTCAGGACGCTGGCTTTTATTAAAAGCATGTTGGGAGTTATGCCTAGGATTGATATAAGACTTTAACCAAACTAGAATAGTTATTTTAATGTATACACAATGGTAAACATTAATTTGCTTTTCAAGTCTTTTATCTACATGCATTCCACTGTATGGGAATTTAAGGTGTCAAAAGAACCACTATTAGAATGGTTGAAAAAAAGGAATGTAGCACATGGCATGCAGGCTACTATTATATTTTCAATCCCTTTAAACTGTTGTTTTTGGATGATATATATAAATCAGGTCAATATCTGGGAGCCAAATCTTTTCCACCACCTTACTTGGCACCAAACACCGAAGCTCAGGCCATTCTCAGGGGAATAAATTATGCCTCTGGAGCTTCAGGAATTATGGATAAAACTGGGTTTTTCTTTGTGAGTCCAATAATACATtcattgtgttttttttttttttataagtaAAAAGAGAACTAATGTAAAGTATATGCAGATTGGAAGAATTCCACTTGGGGAACAAGTGAGTAATTTCGAACAAAATCGAATTTATATGGTGAATGCGATGGGTGAAAATTatacaagaaaatttttaaagaaggCAATTTTTTCTCTCACTATTGGGTCTAATGatgtattgaattatatccaaCCATCAGTACCATTTCTAAGACATGACAAGGTCTCGCCCACAACATTCCTAGATTTCATGATCTCTAACTTGACACTTCAACTTGAGGTAAtaacaatttttaacaataaataTATTATTGTCACTTTTTTATATATCGAATTTGTATTGTGTAGCGATTGCACGAGATGGGAGCTAGGAAGTTTATTGTTGTTGGGGTTGGACCACTCGGTTGCATACCATTTGTTCGAGCACTCAAGCTATTGCGGAGTGGACAATGCTCGAGTGCAGTGAATGCATTGATTCAAGCCTATAATCAAAGATTAAAAGAGCTTTTGAGTCGTTTAAATCAAGAGATGGGACCTGAAACCATCTTCGTGTTTGCAAACTCCTACGATGTTTTCATGGACATCATTGCTAACTATCATCAATACGGTTAGTAAGTCGTAATTTTTATCATCTTGCACACAAAAACAGCGTATATTGATGTGTTGGGACATTTCTAGGCTTAGAGAACGCCAATGACCCATGTTGCGGTGGGTATTTTCCGCCATTCGTTTGCTTTAAGAGCAGCGACGCGAACACCTCGGCTTTGTGCGACGATCGATCCAAGTACGTGTTTTGGGATGCGTATCACCCCACCGAAGCTGCTAATCTTATCATTGCGAAACAATTGGTAGATGGGGATGAAAGCGTTAGCTTCCCAATCAATATTCGCAAGCTTTACAACTACAATAATTCCTAGTGGCCTGCATGGTTGAGGAAAGGTTCACAATGTTGTCAAATGTATTTAATGCTAATCCTTTGTTGAATTTTCCCAATTTGAAATTATACCATGAATGTGATTTATTAACTTTTAATGGAAATGAATTTGCAACAAGGAACTATAGAGGCCATGGATGGGGTTCAGTCTGCATGGGACGCTCTTGGTCTCGGGGTTGGGTTATTTATGGGTTCTTTAAAGCCTTTCTCGCTGTTGAGTTAATTTGGGCTATCGGCCTACAAGTAAACCCAGGTTTAGAATCCAACAGTATGGGTTTTGTGTTAATTAATGCTTTTGGGCCTACAAACCAACCTATAAGACATTACCATGTGtccttgaatttttaaaattttgaacctAAATTATTTTCAAGAAATATAAACACCCATCATAATTTGAGATTCGAAGAAAAAGGTTTTATATAACAAAAAATGCTCAGTTTCCATAATTCATGTGTCCATCATATAGTTTAGGGTAGTGAATTCTATGATATAcggtttaaaattaaaaaaaaattaatgtaccATTTGGtgtttaaatttgatatttttaatgcAGTACTTCTATTATTTTTCGATTCAATTTAGTACTtatattttaaaaagttataCATTTTGACACTCAAAGGTAATTgtgttaatttttaattttaattcaagttttaagattgatttgatgaaatttaattgttaatgttattagtttagaatttttcatgattttgttaatagaataaatttagttttgttgtgaatttgtttaattttacatttaattTGTCAAATACATTTCAATGAATGtgatttaatttgggttttagagtagatttgatgaaagttaattgcAAATATTATTAGCTAATTATGAATCTTCGTCAAATCAACCGTAAAACctaatttaaacactaaaaaaTTAACACCATTACCTTCAAataccaaaatatataatttttatcaaatataaataCTACATCCATACCTCTCATCTCTCTCACCTAACTTATTTTCCCTATGGTAGCCATTGAAATTCTCCATTTATAATTATTGTTTACCATCGTCCATATTTCATTGTTtcttactctcttttttttttttttgttcttttcgaAAAGTTCAAGTCACCATTTCTTACAAATAAGTAAGAATGAATTTACAAGAGAATATTATAATGCAATTCTATGTTGCTTTTCATGGATATAATGAAGTTTTACGTCATTTTTCGTGACAAGAAATCTCAATATCTACTATTTTTGGCAAGAATATGCTCTTATGATTATTGATGTTAAGGGAAACATGTTTAAGTCAAGTGATGCAGTTGAAGCCTTGAAAAGGTTTGAAAATCCAAGTATTCTAATTCCTTCATCATTTGTGAAAAGTCTCATTCATGTTGATGGATGTTGTATAGATGCTCGAAACTCTCTCAAACATTTTGTTTTAGTTGTTGTTCATTTGATATATGGTTTTATTGTATAATTCATTATTCACGTAAAGTTTTctgaaaattataatttatatattatatttaatgaaacaaattttttgaacaattttattataggttctaatcatatatgttttttttaacATAATGTTTGGAACTACTCATAACCGTTTCCAACTCATAAATAATAGGATAATACGTTTCAGAGTACTTGAACTCAAGCCCTCTTATATTGATAACAATACCCATACCAATTAATATTTTGTGTAATTCTCTTTTAAGCTTTAAAGGTATTTAAAATCACCAACCATTATACTTATCTATGCCGTCAAGGAGAGCCACAAATAAAATATTCTTTGGGATAGACCAACCAAACTCAACCAACTCATTGGAATatttaagggttttttttttttttgccagcATTAGAATATTTAagtttaatatagtaaaatataaataatcttgatatatatatttaaaattttaaatttattgctAAAATTAATGGTTGAATATTTTATAGGGTAAATTACATTAGTAGTCAcctaactattagtaaatttatgttctagtcacttaattatgaaaagttataaaaccATCACCCTAACTATTTAACTTTATCTTTTTTGTCACCAGTTAGCTAACTATGATAGattttaaaattggcataatagcaactttaaccttcaatatttatatattgtgtcaatttagtcttgattctaaaaatCTAACCTCAATAGttacacattgtgtaatttgatcttttttttgcagttttgtttttctttgtgACCCTTTCACCTAAAAAAgctaaaaaactaaaattattaactaaatttgattgaaaatatacaaaaatagaaGCACCAAAAAATCTATTCTCATTCTTTTAAATTTAATCTTCAATGTcacaaaaaagaagaagcaaaattgtaataaataaataaataaataaattacacaatgtgtaaatgttgagggttaattatttttagaattaagattaaattgacataattcataaatattgagggttaaaGTTGTTATTACTCCCATTTACAAGTTGTCACCGTTAGCTCGTtggtgacaaaaaaaaaataactaagtgactattttgtaatttttcatggTTGAATAACCAAAAAAAATAGTAATAGTTGAATGACTATTGATgtgatttttcttattttatatatatatatatatatatatatttttgcaaaCCAATTTCTACGTCAAcatttcaatttcaaattttggGTCTCTTTCAAGGAAAACAAAGGTATAGTCTCCTTTTCGATAATGAGTTAATATTAAGTAGTGTTTGGTATGATGAAAAGTAGTCACTTTTTTAGAATTTAATCAGTTGGAAAGTGATTCTAACATTTGGTATGTCAAGTTTTATTTACTTTTCTTATACTCTAACTTTCCTTTGGAGTTACTTTTCTATTAACATGACAATATGGCTCTCAGGATAAAATGTGAAAAAGTTACTTTCCCATAGGTAGAATTGTTCTATTTAAGCTGTGTAAGAATTGTTGGTTTTACATTCCtttgatttaattatttgtaGTTTTGCTAAGAGCAATACCTAGAATcaactatttttataatattccCATGGGTTAGTCTTTAACTAAGACAAAACGTGATTTCAGgtgtttttttctaaatttattccAAAAAACAAGTTTTATATATCCATGACTTTATATATGCATCGTTATATTTAGAAAATACATGCaagacaaatttaaaataaatttttcaattaaaattaaaaataaaaataatttaaaaattatcaattagattttattattaaatatttaatccaaatatttgttaagaagaaagtttaatataaaaattaaatacataaatattatcttttatttaataAGGATGAATTCCTAAATTATAATTACTTTCCTAGTAAAGCACTTAGTGAGCCAAACATGATAATATAACTTCACTAAGATTCTAATCAAATACCTTCAAATGTATATCAaacattgtaaaataattttcctgACAATCACATTCTAGTGAATCACATTAGAATCATAACATGGGAAAGCACAAAATGGTACCTAATTGTTTGAAATAAAAGGGTAAACTACATAAATGGTCAACTAACTATTAGAAAATTTCTTGTTAGGTCGaccaactttaaaaagttacaaaatgatcatctGATTTATCGCTTTATTTTTTTAGTCCAAAACCGTTAAAATACTAACTAACATATTGTTGAGTTGATAGTTAACTTAATGACATGTATATTTTTAACCCTTTATTTTTTCCCATGTAATTGTCATgtcattttataattaattaaaaatgaaatttaaactcAAAACTTTAAAACTATATTGTTGGTTTCATCTTATTTAATACCATCACTTAAAATTAATACaaatatacaataaataataaaacgtaacattaaaactaataataataacacatatgtaaatgtataaatttaaaataaaataaaataagtttaaatcatgagtaaaaagaaatttaaataggtaAATACATTCCATTAAGAATGCTAAATGCACTCTAATTTTTATCACAGTATTGTCTtcgtcttcttcttttttttttgagttgGTAATAAGTTGACTCATGATATTAACTTATTTAAACACTtagataatagtatatatatacaaacaatGTAGATGAAATAATTtgtgtaataaaattaaaatgtataaaaacgttggaataaaattttaattgaagtagTTAAAAATATCATAGATGTTGGTGACATGAGTTTAAATATCAATATttgcattttttaaaaaaacaaaattaccCACATAATAGTATAACTTATTTAAATTATCTAAagctattttagtaatttttttaatttagtgtctgtaatattttattattagaaTGAATCCATATAATTTACgtaagataaaattataaaataagacAACTAAAGGGTAATCTATTGGTATAATCATAACTCAATATCTACCTATTATTAAATTCCtaaaaatcatttattttaacaaagaaataaatataaatttaaaaatatttttatcttttatataacATGTAGAAAAATACGTGCTTACAAGACTTTAACCTAAATCATTCAACATACACTTTTCCAACTTTACAATTTCAaccataataatatttaaaattaattattaataattattttcaccCATAGTAtactttaatatatttattaatttaaaactcCCAAAACAAATAAAAGGAGCAGTATTTATTGTTAAATATACTCATTCAAATATTTAGAGTAAATTATATCATTAATCATTAGATTATGGGtaagttttcattttagtcatttaactaaaaaaagttacaatttggtcattgaattatttaaaagttttcattcaaGTCATCAGGCTATTAAAATCGATGTTATGTGGTGTTCACTATTCACATTGTATGCATCAATCGAAagttctcttttcctttctcatTTATAGTTCATTTTTCATGAAACAAATTTAGACATCACGAATCTACgaactaaaattaaaaaaa
This window of the Gossypium arboreum isolate Shixiya-1 chromosome 12, ASM2569848v2, whole genome shotgun sequence genome carries:
- the LOC108477532 gene encoding GDSL esterase/lipase At5g41890 codes for the protein MCNNISWYRSCQVTILEVECKMESFEVILKPICLVILIVLCLHAMPSSCNFTSFVFGDSLVDAGNNDYIFTLSKADSPPYGIDFTPSGGQPTGRFTNGRTIADIVGQYLGAKSFPPPYLAPNTEAQAILRGINYASGASGIMDKTGFFFIGRIPLGEQVSNFEQNRIYMVNAMGENYTRKFLKKAIFSLTIGSNDVLNYIQPSVPFLRHDKVSPTTFLDFMISNLTLQLERLHEMGARKFIVVGVGPLGCIPFVRALKLLRSGQCSSAVNALIQAYNQRLKELLSRLNQEMGPETIFVFANSYDVFMDIIANYHQYGLENANDPCCGGYFPPFVCFKSSDANTSALCDDRSKYVFWDAYHPTEAANLIIAKQLVDGDESVSFPINIRKLYNYNNS